The DNA window TTCGCGATGGCCGGGCTGCTGGCCTGGGCGCGACGAAAACCGGTGCTGGCCGGCGTGCTGATCGGATTGGGTGCCGCGGCGAAGCTGTATCCCTTGCTGTTCCTGGGTCCGATGCTGCTGCTGGGTATTCGGACCGGACGGCTGCGGGCGTGGGTCCGCACCGCGGTCGCGACCGGGGTGACCTGGCTGTTGGTGAACCTGCCCGTGCTGGTGTTCTTTCCGCGCGGCTGGTCGGAGTTCTTCCGGCTCAATACCCGCCGCGGCGACGACATGGACTCGCTGTACAACGTCATCAAGTCGTTCACCGGATGGCGGGGTTTCGACCCCAAGCTGGGATTCTGGCAGCCACCGACGGTGCTCAACAGTGTTGTCACGGTGCTGTTCGTGGCGTGCTGTGCGGCAATCGCGTTCGTCGTGTTGACCGCCCCGCAACGCCCGCGCGTGGCGCAACTGTTGTTCTTGGTGGTGGCGGCGTTCCTGCTGACCAACAAGGTGTGGAGCCCGCAGTTCTCGCTGTGGCTGGTGCCGCTGGCAGTGCTCGCACTGCCGCATCGCCGACTGCTGCTGGCGTGGATGACCGTCGACGCGCTGGTGTGGGTGCCGCGGATGTATTACCTGTACGGCAACCCCAACCGCTCGCTGCCCGAACAGTTCTTCACCACGACCGTGCTGCTCCGCGACATCGCGGTTATCACCTTCTGCGCGTTGGTGATTCGGCAGATATATCGGCCCCGCGAGGATTTGGTCCGATGGGACGGACGGGTGGACGATCCGGCGGGCGGACCGTTCGACCGTGCGCCGGACGCCCCACCCCGGTGGCTGCCGGACTTGCTGCGACCGGTTGGCTCGCGCCGCTCGACCGTCCCGGCATCCGACGACGCCGTCGAGCAACCCGCCATGGCGAGCGGAATGGCGCCATGACCCGCGCCGGTGACGATGATGCCGGCGCAGCCGGGATCGTGGGAATGGCGCCATGACCCGCGCCGGTGACGATGATGCCGGCGCAGCCGGGATCGGAGGAATGGCGCCATGACGCAGGTCGCCATCCCGATCTTCCCGCGATTCACCGCGCTCGACGCGGTAGGTCCTTACGAAGTGCTGCAACGCATTCCGTCGATCGATGTCGTGTTCGTCGGGCATCAGCGGGGTGAGGTGCGCACCGAGAACGGGATGCTCGGTGTCAGCTGTGACGCCACATTCGACCAGGTGAACGCACCCGACGTGGTCGTGTTCCCCGGCGGCATCGGCACCCGCCAGCTGGTTCACGACGAGGCCATCCGGGCGTGGCTGCGCGCGGTATACCCCAACACCCGGTTCACCACCTCGGTCTGCACCGGGGCGCTGCTGCTGGCCGCGGCCGGACTGCTGGATGGGCTCACGGCCACCACCCATTGGCGGGCCGCCGACCTACTGAACAGCTTGGGTGCACGCTACGTGCCGGAACGAGTCGTCGAGCATCTACCGCGGCGGATCATCACCGCCGCCGGGGTGTCCAGCGGCATCGACATGGCCTTACGTCTGGTGGAGCTGCTCGTCGATCGCGAGGCCGCCCAGGCCGCCCAGCTGCTGATCGAATACGACCCGCAGCCGCCCTTCGCCTCGGGAGCGCTCGCCAAGGCCGACCCCGCGACGGTTGCGCGGGCCGAGCAGTACTTGGCCGCCCGCCAGTAGCCACGTTGCCTGAGCGCTCGGATTTTTCTGGTCAGCCCGGTATCCGGTAGCCTGATGCGGTTGCCGACGCAGGCGACCCTCCTGCCACGGATCGTCCGTGGCCG is part of the Mycobacterium mantenii genome and encodes:
- a CDS encoding DJ-1/PfpI family protein; this translates as MTQVAIPIFPRFTALDAVGPYEVLQRIPSIDVVFVGHQRGEVRTENGMLGVSCDATFDQVNAPDVVVFPGGIGTRQLVHDEAIRAWLRAVYPNTRFTTSVCTGALLLAAAGLLDGLTATTHWRAADLLNSLGARYVPERVVEHLPRRIITAAGVSSGIDMALRLVELLVDREAAQAAQLLIEYDPQPPFASGALAKADPATVARAEQYLAARQ
- a CDS encoding glycosyltransferase family 87 protein yields the protein MTDAAEHGATTSPRRLAADLRSADNRDCPSRTDFLGAALADVVGGPVGRHALIGRSRLMTPLRVMFMIALVFLALGWSTKAACLQSTGTGTGDQRVANWDNQRAYYELCYSDTVPLYSAELLSQGKFPYKSSWVETDSTGAQQIRYDGRPAVRYMEYPVLTGIYQYVSMALAKTYTALSKLGPLPVVAEVVMFFNIAAFGLALAWLGTVWASAGLSGRRIWDAALVAGSPILIFQIFTNFDALATAFAMAGLLAWARRKPVLAGVLIGLGAAAKLYPLLFLGPMLLLGIRTGRLRAWVRTAVATGVTWLLVNLPVLVFFPRGWSEFFRLNTRRGDDMDSLYNVIKSFTGWRGFDPKLGFWQPPTVLNSVVTVLFVACCAAIAFVVLTAPQRPRVAQLLFLVVAAFLLTNKVWSPQFSLWLVPLAVLALPHRRLLLAWMTVDALVWVPRMYYLYGNPNRSLPEQFFTTTVLLRDIAVITFCALVIRQIYRPREDLVRWDGRVDDPAGGPFDRAPDAPPRWLPDLLRPVGSRRSTVPASDDAVEQPAMASGMAP